One part of the Musa acuminata AAA Group cultivar baxijiao chromosome BXJ1-5, Cavendish_Baxijiao_AAA, whole genome shotgun sequence genome encodes these proteins:
- the LOC135675037 gene encoding berberine bridge enzyme-like Cyn d 4: MDPSIATAYHIYAPNTTILRYSIQNVRFLSAGTTKPAFVVLPTCPADAQAAVACSRTHGLRIRIRSGGHDYEDMSYVSAGDDPFVVVDISSLRSVSVDAADGTAWVVTGATVGEVYYNVAAGFSGGGIGMMMTKHGTAADNIVDALMLDARGEILHRESMDGDLFWAIRGGGAASFGVVLSYKIRLVHVPPKVTVFSITITLKQGATKLVERWQHVAPKLVDDLTVRDNDEDVEGIGRWGRIVDEDVEGIGRWGECHG; this comes from the exons ATGGATCCCTCCATCGCCACCGCTTACCACATTTACGCCCCAAACACCACCATCCTCCGCTACTCCATCCAGAACGTCAGGTTCCTCTCCGCCGGCACCACCAAGCCCGCATTCGTCGTCCTCCCGACGTGCCCCGCTGATGCCCAGGCGGCCGTCGCCTGCAGCCGGACCCACGGCCTCCGCATCAGGATCCGGAGCGGCGGCCACGACTACGAGGACATGTCCTATGTCTCCGCCGGCGACGATCCCTTCGTCGTCGTCGATATCTCCAGCCTCCGGTCGGTCTCCGTCGACGCAGCCGATGGTACGGCCTGGGTGGTGACCGGTGCAACCGTCGGCGAGGTCTACTACAACGTCGCTGCCGGG TTCAGCGGGGGAGGGATCGGGATGATGATGACGAAGCACGGGACGGCCGCCGACAACATCGTCGACGCTCTAATGCTGGACGCCAGAGGCGAGATCTTGCACAGGGAGTCCATGGACGGGGATCTCTTCTGGGCCATAAGAGGAGGCGGCGCGGCAAGCTTCGGCGTCGTCCTCTCCTACAAGATCAGATTAGTCCACGTGCCTCCCAAAGTCACCGTCTTCAGCATCACTATAACCCTTAAACAGGGCGCAACGAAGCTGGTGGAGAGGTGGCAGCACGTCGCACCCAAGCTTGTCGACGACCTCACCGTTAGGGACAACGACGAAGACGTCGAAGGAATAGGTAGGTGGGGGAGAATTGTCGACGAAGACGTCGAAGGAATAGGTAggtggggagaatgtcacggataa